The Pedobacter ginsengisoli region TCTGTAGCTTTATTGGAAGGATTAATAGCTGAGGGTACCGATACTATTTTTGGTTACCCAGGCGGAGCCATCATGCCTATTTATGATGCATTATACGATTACAAAGATAAATTACAACATATTCTAGTGCGTCATGAACAAGGCGGCACGCATGCTGGTCAGGGTTACGCACGTACTTCGGGTAAAGTAGGCGTTGTTTTTGCAACCAGCGGCCCCGGCGCAACAAACCTTGTTACCGGTTTAGCCGATGCCCAGATAGACAGCACTCCTATGGTTTGCATTACCGGTCAGGTATTTGCACAATTTTTAGGAACAGATGCCTTCCAGGAAACCGATGTAATTAACATCACTACTCCGGTAACAAAATGGAACTATCAGGTGACCGATGCCAATGAAATCCCTAGTGTACTAGCAAAAGCTTTTTACATTGCACGCAGTGGAAGACCAGGACCGGTTTTAATAGACATTACTAAAAATGCGCAGTTACAGATGTTCGAATACGAAGGATATACTCCTTGCGAACATATCCGTAGCTACCGCCCGAAACCACTAATTAGAAAAGAGTATATCGAGCAGGCTGCTGCGTTAATTAATGGTGCAAAAAAACCTTTCATCCTATTCGGGCAAGGTGTATTATTAGGTACTGCTGAGCAAGAATTTAAGGCTTTTGTAGAAAAAAGCGGTATTCCGGCAGCATGGACCATATTAGGTGCAGGTGCAATTCCTACAGACCACCCATTAAATGTTGGTATGCTAGGTATGCACGGAAACTATGGCCCCAACGTACAAACCAATGCCTGCGATGTTTTAATCGCAATCGGTATGCGTTTCGACGACAGGGTTACGGGTCGCTTAGATAAATATGCAAAACAGGCAAAAGTTATTCATTTGGATATTGACCCTGCTGAAATCGATAAAAACGTAAAGGCTGATGTACCTGTTTGGGGCGATTGTAAAGAGACTTTACCATTGTTAACTGCTTTGGTTGATCAGAAGTCACATAGCGAATGGGTAGAAGAATTCAGGGCTTTTGATGAAACTGAACAAGAAACAGTAATACAAAAAGAACTAAACCCAGAAAGTGGTGAGCTTACCATGGGCGAGGTTATCAATAAATTAAATGACCTAACCAAAGGTGATGCTGTTATTGTTACCGATGTTGGCCAGCATCAAATGGTTGCCTGCCGTTATGCCAAGTTTAACCAAACCAGAAGCAATATTACCAGCGGTGGTTTAGGCACAATGGGCTTTGGTTTACCAGCTGCAATTGGGGCTAAATTTGGTGCCCCGGAGCGTACAGTAGTTGCCATTATTGGCGATGGTGGTTTCCAGATGACTTGTCAGGAATTAGGTACCATTATGCAAAGCGGTATCGATGTTAAAATCATGATTCTGAATAACAGATTCTTAGGTATGGTTCGTCAGTGGCAGCAATTGTTTCACGAAAAGCGTTATTCTTTTGTTGACATTACCAGTCCTGACTTTGTAAAACTTGCTGATTCTTACTACATCGCAGGTAAAAAAGTTTCAGAGCGCGAAGACCTTGTTGCAGCACTACAAGAAATGTTGAACCACAAAGGTTCATACCTTTTGGAGGTAATGGTAGCAAAAGAAAATAATGTGTTTCCAATGGTTCCACAAGGTAGTAGCGTAAGTGAAATCAGACTTAAATAATTAAAGATCATGAGCAATTCCAACGACATAGAAATAAACGGAAAACAGGAATTTACGATTACTGCTTATACCGAAAATAGAATAGGCATACTTAACCGTATAGCCATCATCTTCTCCAGAAGAAAAATTAATATTGAAAGTTTAAACACCTCGCCTTCAGAAATTGAACACATTCACCGTTTCAATATTTTGATTCATGAAACTGAAGAGGTTGTTCGTAAATTAGCCCGTCAGATAGAAAAACAGGTAGAAGTATTAAAAGTATATTATAATACAAACGAAGATATCATCTGGCAGGAAATGGCATTATATAAAGTACCTACAGACACTATTGCAGAGAAAGTATCTGTAGAGCGTTTACTTCGCGAAAATGGAGCAAGAGCAGTTGTGATCCGTAAAGATTATACTGTTTTTGAAACTACCGGTCACAGAGAAGAAACTGATAAACTGATTGAGGTTTTACAACCACACGGATTAATAGAATTTGTAAGAAGCGCCAGGGTCGCAATTATTAAAGACAGCGAAGGTTTTAACCGTAAGCTAAGAGAATTTGAGCGCAGAGAACCTGGCGAGGATGTGATAGAAAACGAATTCTTAGATCAGGAAAAGAATGTATTTAGCATGTAATTCACTGCAAAGTGAATAAGAACAATAAAATGGA contains the following coding sequences:
- the ilvB gene encoding biosynthetic-type acetolactate synthase large subunit, which codes for MDTAHEETTTLTEPKKTTTVSGSVALLEGLIAEGTDTIFGYPGGAIMPIYDALYDYKDKLQHILVRHEQGGTHAGQGYARTSGKVGVVFATSGPGATNLVTGLADAQIDSTPMVCITGQVFAQFLGTDAFQETDVINITTPVTKWNYQVTDANEIPSVLAKAFYIARSGRPGPVLIDITKNAQLQMFEYEGYTPCEHIRSYRPKPLIRKEYIEQAAALINGAKKPFILFGQGVLLGTAEQEFKAFVEKSGIPAAWTILGAGAIPTDHPLNVGMLGMHGNYGPNVQTNACDVLIAIGMRFDDRVTGRLDKYAKQAKVIHLDIDPAEIDKNVKADVPVWGDCKETLPLLTALVDQKSHSEWVEEFRAFDETEQETVIQKELNPESGELTMGEVINKLNDLTKGDAVIVTDVGQHQMVACRYAKFNQTRSNITSGGLGTMGFGLPAAIGAKFGAPERTVVAIIGDGGFQMTCQELGTIMQSGIDVKIMILNNRFLGMVRQWQQLFHEKRYSFVDITSPDFVKLADSYYIAGKKVSEREDLVAALQEMLNHKGSYLLEVMVAKENNVFPMVPQGSSVSEIRLK
- the ilvN gene encoding acetolactate synthase small subunit, giving the protein MSNSNDIEINGKQEFTITAYTENRIGILNRIAIIFSRRKINIESLNTSPSEIEHIHRFNILIHETEEVVRKLARQIEKQVEVLKVYYNTNEDIIWQEMALYKVPTDTIAEKVSVERLLRENGARAVVIRKDYTVFETTGHREETDKLIEVLQPHGLIEFVRSARVAIIKDSEGFNRKLREFERREPGEDVIENEFLDQEKNVFSM